The following proteins come from a genomic window of Pelmatolapia mariae isolate MD_Pm_ZW linkage group LG17, Pm_UMD_F_2, whole genome shotgun sequence:
- the cntn1b gene encoding contactin 1b — protein sequence MASTALLLLALSSFPSLTVAVLFGEPRIYGEDATGYGPIFEEEPVDVVYIEDSPDGRISMNCRARANPPATYRWRRDNWEIKLMEQPDEHYSLVGGNLVITNPIQKKHAGTYVCVAKNIYGTVISKEARVKFGFLGEFPDEEREPVYVKEGQGAVLLCVPPKAWPQEVTYRWIYNEFPVFLNTDRRRFVSQKTGNLYIAKVEAQDAGNYSCFVSSPVLGKSVFSKFIPLIPLPPDDGEERKYPADIRVKFPDTTAMLASNITLECFALGNPIPHIVWRKVDATDLPANHEISESGAVLHLFNVQYEDVGFYDCEAINTKGKDWHKAWLYVESAPEWAETINNTMKDIGSEHTMRCVASGKPFPFIRWYKDGYMYGKGELKFSSLTFADSGMYQCIAENYWGIKYANAELRVIACAPTFEFNPVKRQLLGAKDGRVVIECKPRAAPRPRFTWTKGKELLYNSSRISIMFDGSLEILNATKNDEGVYTCFAENDRGKANSSGYLTITEATSITAAPEDTEVKVGDEVILKCEASYDPMLDITFIWAIDFRVIDFNAEWQQYERVMNEDGVGDLRILNTQIWHEGRYTCTAQTVVDSDTAYCDLKIVGVPGPPGVIRVEEIGDTWVKLWWTKGAEHNSPILYYTIQTRHYWALYEDDWRNASTSPTVLDGSMEKAEVTDLYPWMEYQFRIIATNEYGSGEASIPSLKIKTWDAPPVVSPTNLAGYGGRNGEIIITWTPVEPWYFYGKKFGYIVAFKPHDAYDWWYETISDPETRRHVHRDTYFIPTEEDFQVREFQVKIKSFNVKGDGPYTLTKVIYYPRDVPTESPTDIYARPVSSTEALVWWLPVVDTGTGLQQYIEGYQVRYWRKYDDPEPGAHRIFVSASVNQTRLENMLPDSHYLIEVRAYNGAGLGPPGEMCEMFTKRPPPPDPPRMWRYISWTGKWLYVWWDHIQYDWFGNISFPLYYKVMFRKSGYIYGKVYITGWHFMDFPMPQVGDYELMVRGRYEGGDGPIRRIKILGHASTITPTLSLLSLVLLALCVVGLEI from the exons ATGGCTTCCACTGCTTTATTGCTGCTGGCTCTCTCCTCCTTCCCCTCCCTCACAG TGGCGGTTTTGTTTGGTGAGCCCAGAATATACGGTG AGGATGCTACTGGTTACGGCCCCATATTTGAAGAGGAGCCTGTGGATGTGGTTTACATTGAAGACTCACCCGATGGGAGAATCTCCATGAACTGCAGAGCACGTGCTAACCCCCCAGCTACATACAG GTGGCGTCGCGATAACTGGGAAATCAAGCTCATGGAGCAGCCGGATGAACACTACAGCCTGGTGGGGGGGAATTTGGTAATCACCAATCcaatacagaaaaaacatgCTGGGACGTATGTCTGTGTGGCCAAGAATATTTACGGCACCGTTATCAGCAAAGAGGCCAGAGTCAAGTTTGGAT TTCTGGGTGAGTTTCCTGATGAAGAGAGAGAGCCAGTTTATGTCAAAGAAGGACAGGGAGCAGTTCTGTTGTGTGTACCTCCAAAAGCCTGGCCAC AGGAGGTTACCTACCGCTGGATCTACAATGAGTTCCCAGTGTTCCTGAACACAGACCGTCGTAGGTTTGTCTCCCAGAAGACTGGGAACCTCTACATTGCCAAGGTGGAAGCTCAGGATGCAGGAAACTACTCTTGCTTTGTTTCTAGTCCTGTATTAGGAAAGAGTGTTTTCTCCAAATTCATCCCTCTCATCCCCTTACCTCCTGACGATG GTGAGGAGAGAAAATACCCAGCAGACATCAGGGTGAAGTTCCCAGATACGACTGCCATGCTGGCCTCTAATATTACATTAGAATGCTTTGCTCTTGGAAA TCCCATCCCACATATTGTATGGAGGAAGGTTGATGCTACAGACCTCCCAGCTAATCATGAAATCAGTGAATCGGGGGCCGTGCTTCATCTGTTTAATGTACAGTACGAAGATGTGGGATTTTATGATTGTGAAGCCATCAACACTAAAGGAAAGGACTGGCACAAGGCCTGGCTCTACGTTGAGT CTGCTCCGGAGTGGGCAGAGACCATCAATAACACGATGAAAGACATTGGCTCAGAGCACACCATGCGCTGTGTGGCATCAGGGAAACCCTTCCCTTTCATCCGCTGGTATAAAGATGGATATATG TATGGTAAAGGTGAGCTGAAGTTTTCCAGCCTGACTTTTGCTGACTCCGGGATGTATCAGTGCATCGCTGAGAACTACTGGGGCATCAAGTACGCCAACGCTGAGCTGCGAGTCATCG CCTGTGCGCCAACATTCGAGTTCAACCCTGTGAAGAGGCAGCTTCTCGGAGCTAAAGACGGACGTGTGGTGATTGAGTGTAAACCCAGAGCGGCTCCTAGACCTCGATTCACCTGGACAAAGGGCAAAGAGCTCCTCTACAACAGCTCACG catttcaatcatgTTTGATGGGAGTCTGGAGATCTTGAATGCCACCAAAAACGATGAAGGGGTTTACACCTGCTTTGCGGAGAATGACAGAGGAAAGGCCAACAGCTCTGGCTATCTCACCATCACAG AGGCTACCAGCATCACAGCAGCACCTGAGGACACTGAGGTCAAAGTTGGTGACGAGGTGATCCTGAAGTGTGAAGCTTCATACGACCCTATGCTGGACATCACATTTATCTGGGCTATAGACTTCAGAGTCATCGACTTTAATGCAGAGTGGCAACAATATGAACGTGTCATG AACGAAGATGGTGTTGGCGACCTGAGAATATTGAACACTCAAATTTGGCACGAAGGTCGCTACACCTGCACGGCTCAGACTGTTGTGGACAGTGACACTGCCTACTGTGATCTCAAGATTGTAG GTGTTCCTGGTCCTCCTGGTGTGATTCGGGTGGAAGAGATTGGGGACACGTGGGTGAAGCTGTGGTGGACTAAAGGAGCTGAGCATAATAGCCCTATTCTCTACTATACCATTCAGACCAGACACTACTGGGCTCTATATGAAGATGACTGGAGGAATGCCAGCACTT CTCCAACTGTTCTTGATGGCAGTATGGAGAAAGCAGAGGTGACAGACTTGTATCCTTGGATGGAATATCAGTTTAGGATCATTGCTACTAATGAGTATGGCTCTGGAGAGGCCAGTATCCCCTCCCTCAAGATCAAAACCTGGGACGCTC CACCAGTTGTGTCTCCCACCAATCTGGCCGGTTATGGAGGTCGAAATGGTGAGATAATCATCACGTGGACA CCCGTGGAGCCTTGGTACTTCTACGGTAAGAAGTTTGGCTACATTGTCGCGTTTAAGCCTCACGATGCTTACGACTGGTGGTACGAGACCATCTCGGACCCTGAGACGAGACGACACGTTCACAGAGACACCTATTTCATCCCCACTGAGGAAGACTTCCAAGTGCGAGAGTTTCAGGTGAAGATCAAGTCATTTAATGTGAAAGGAGACGGACCCTACACCCTCACAAAGGTCATCTACTATCCACGAGATG TACCTACAGAATCTCCAACAGATATCTACGCTAGGCCTGTGTCCTCCACTGAAGCTCTGGTTTGGTGGCTGCCAGTGGTTGACACTGGAACAGGCCTACAACAGTATATTGAGGGATACCAG GTCAGATACTGGAGAAAATATGATGATCCGGAACCAGGTGCCCATCGTATTTTTGTCTCAGCCTCAGTCAATCAGACAAGGCTGGAAAATATGCTGCCAGATTCACACTACCTCATCGAGGTCCGTGCCTACAATGGAGCAGGCCTCGGACCCCCTGGAGAAATGTGTGAGATGTTCACCAAGAGGCCAC CACCACCAGATCCTCCCAGGATGTGGCGATACATCAGTTGGACAGGGAAATGGCTGTATGTGTGGTGGGATCATATCCAGTACGACTGGTTTGGTAATATTTCCTTCCCGCTGTACTACAAG GTCATGTTCAGAAAGTCAGGCTACATCTATGGGAAGGTCTACATCACTGGCTGGCACTTCATGGACTTCCCCATGCCTCAGGTTGGAGATTATGAACTGATGGTGCGCGGCCGTTATGAAGGAGGAGATGGCCCAATCAGGAGGATTAAGATTCTGG gTCATGCATCTACAATCACGCCCACCTTAAGCCTGCTGTCTTTGGTGCTGCTGGCACTGTGCGTTGTGGGACTGGAAATTTAA